The following are encoded in a window of Panicum virgatum strain AP13 chromosome 5N, P.virgatum_v5, whole genome shotgun sequence genomic DNA:
- the LOC120675517 gene encoding glutathione S-transferase U17-like: protein MASAAAAAPGVRVVGGWASPFVMRVCVALRLKGVAYEFLQEELGKKSGLLLASNPVHKKMPVLLHGGRPVCESLVIVQYVDEAFAAAGPRILPADPYDRAVHRFWAEYADTKLPAALRTLRGMIDGDKAEAAEQVASALGQLGEAFAACSKGRRFFASDDVGFLDIVLGSYVGWFRAAEQIIGQPVLDEARTPRLAAWAPRFCAHEAVRDVMPDAGSLVEFGEALRAGPAVSASRP, encoded by the exons AtggcgtcggccgccgccgccgcccccggcgtgCGCGTGGTCGGCGGGTGGGCGAGCCCGTTCGTGATGCGCGTGTGCGTCGCGCTCAGGCTCAAGGGCGTCGCCTACGAGTTCCTGCAGGAGGAGCTGGGCAAGAAGAGCGGCCTGCTCCTCGCGTCCAACCCCGTGCACAAGAAGATGCCCGTGCTCCTCCACGGCGGCCGCCCCGTCTGCGAGTCCCTCGTCATCGTGCAGTACGTCGACgaggccttcgccgccgccgggccgcggATCCTCCCCGCCGACCCCTACGACCGCGCCGTCCACCGCTTCTGGGCCGAGTACGCCGACACCAAG CTCCCGGCGGCGCTCCGGACACTGAGGGGCATGATCGACGGCGACAAggccgaggcggcggagcaggtgGCCTCGGCTCTCGGGCAGCTCGGGGAGGCCTTCGCGGCGTGCAGCAAGGGGCGGCGCTTCTTCGCCAGCGACGACGTCGGGTTCTTGGACATCGTCCTCGGGTCGTACGTCGGGTGGTTCCGGGCGGCGGAGCAGATCATCGGGCAGCCGGTCCTCGACGAGGCCAGGACGCCGCGGCTGGCGGCGTGGGCGCCGCGGTTCTGCGCCCACGAGGCCGTCAGGGACGTGATGCCCGACGCCGGCAGCCTCGTCGAGTTCGGCGAGGCGCTCCGCGCGGGGCCGGCGGTCAGTGCTTCACGGCCGTAA
- the LOC120673546 gene encoding uncharacterized protein LOC120673546 — MEPPRRSAAGAASEAYSAAGSDAEDDRYCSANSALGTPSSIGTLRPSADFWDHQMDLQLDDHPAVTGFPKNRQLSLLQAPAPAQSRPGTGPPQAATGGEALARQGSSPGSLAVHPRPDHNQVDIFDYNDLFDDIVQEMEQILLSSGEPHENGSFTDNRKSNPRQAHHFRDGSTTASTSGTDDAYVYPVPQYPSRIDWVEVVGAKQRTGDVSFGERMVGVKEYTVYLLKVRGGGDEWEIERRYREFYALYRQLKDFFYERGLSLPPTWGNVEKESNKIFGNASPDVVSDRSGLIQECLRSLLLSSYPFGIPTPLVNFLSPGRPGYEYSFLKTLIPRSLQKRSSDLNSKDSECNGGSHDDSTSMGKTISLIVEDRPRKSTRQLLELQHYNCAGCHRHLDAGRTLLQELAQTIGWSKPRFCSYTGQLFCASCHTNDTAVLPARVLHYWDFSLYPISQLAKAYLDSIYDQPMLCVSAVNPFLFSKVPALLNIMSVRKKIAAMLPCIQCPFRNSIHKGLGVRRYLLDGNDFFALRDLVDLSKGAFAVLPVKVHTISNRILEHITEQCLVCYDAGVPCAARQACDDPLSLIFPFQEDEATKCDLCGSIFHKQCFRKISVCPCGKASCTGRKIVALEQAVHGSPGMPSTESIQPPAFSSTSGFFSDILSKARPDKLWRPKNSNPVILMGSFPDTSI, encoded by the exons ATGGAGCCACCCCGGcgatccgccgccggcgccgcgtccGAGGCCTACTCGGCGGCCGGATCGGACGCCGAGGACGACAGGTACTGCAGCGCCAACTCCGCCCTGGGCACGCCCAGCTCCATCGGCACCCTCCGCCCTTCCGCCGACTTCTGGGACCACCAGATGGACCTCCAACTCGACGACCATCCCGCCGTCACCGGATTCCCCAAGAACCGCCAGCTCAGCCTCCtccaggcgccggcgccggcgcagtcGCGGCCGGGAACCGGTCCTCCTCAGGCGGCCACCGGAGGCGAGGCCCTCGCGCGGCAGGGGTCCAGTCCTGGTTCTCTGGCTGTTCATCCGCGCCCGGATCACAACCAG GTGGACATATTTGATTACAATGATTTATTTGATGATATAGTTCAAGAGATGGAACAGATTCTGCTCAGTTCAGGGGAGCCTCATGAAAATGGATCTTTTACGGATAATCGCAAGAGCAATCCTCGCCAGGCTCACCATTTCAGAGATGGAAGCACTACTGCCTCTACTTCTGGTACAGATGATGCCTATGTATACCCTGTTCCTCAGTATCCTTCAAGAATTGATTGGGTGGAGGTTGTGGGGGCAAAGCAAAGAACTGGGGATGTTTCTTTTGGTGAACGGATGGTTGGTGTCAAAGAATACACTGTTTATTTGTTAAAAGTGAGGGGTGGTGGAGATGAATGGGAAATTGAGCGACGGTACCGTGAATTTTATGCACTTTATCGGCAACTTAAGGACTTCTTTTATGAGAGAGGTTTGAGTCTTCCCCCTACATGGGGAAATGTTGAAAAAgagtcaaataaaatatttgggaATGCATCCCCTGATGTTGTCAGTGACAGAAGTGGTCTAATTCAAGAATGCTTGCGTTCTTTGCTACTCTCGAGTTATCCGTTTGGAATCCCGACCCCTCTGGTTAATTTTTTATCACCTGGGAGGCCTGGGTATGAATATAGTTTTTTGAAAACTCTCATTCCACGATCTTTGCAAAAACGGAGCAGTGATTTAAATTCCAAAGATTCAGAATGCAATGGAGGTTCGCATGATGATTCCACATCAATGGGCAAGACAATATCACTTATTGTGGAGGATAGGCCACGGAAGTCAACCAGACAGTTGTTAGAGTTACAGCACTACAACTGTGCAGGATGCCATAGGCATTTGGATGCTGGACGAACATTGCTGCAAGAACTTGCGCAAACTATTGGATGGAGCAAACCTCGGTTTTGTTCTTATACTGGCCAATTATTTTGTGCTTCTTGTCACACAAATGACACCGCAGTTCTGCCAGCAAGAGTTTTGCACTactgggatttttctctataTCCGATTTCCCAGTTAGCAAAAGCATATTTAGACTCCATCTATGACCAG CCTATGCTCTGTGTAAGTGCTGTCAATCCTTTCCTATTTTCTAAAGTGCCAGCTCTGCTTAATATCATGAGTGTCCGAAAGAAAATAGCAGCTATGCTTCCTTGCATCCAATGTCCTTTCCGGAACTCTATACATAAAGGACTAGGAGTTCGAAGATACCTTCTTGATGGAAATGACTTCTTTGCGCTTCGTGACCTTGTTGATCTCTCAAAAGGGGCTTTTGCAG TACTTCCAGTTAAGGTGCATACTATATCGAATAGGATACTTGAGCACATCACTGAGCAATGCCTTGTATGCTATGATGCTGGTGTACCTTGTGCTGCTCGACAAGCTTGTGATGACCCCCTGTCCCTTATATTCCCATTTCAG GAGGATGAAGCTACGAAGTGTGATTTGTGTGGGTCAATCTTCCACAAGCAATGCTTTAGGAAGATCAGTGTCTGCCCTTGTGGTAAGGCTTCTTGTACTGGCAGGAAGATCGTAGCACTCGAGCAAGCTGTACATGGTAGCCCAGGCATGCCATCAACAGAGTCTATCCAACCTCCAGCGTTCTCTTCAACCTCTGGATTTTTCTCCGATATTCTCTCAAAAGCAAGGCCTGATAAACTTTGGAGACCAAAAAATAGCAATCCTGTAATCCTTATGGGTTCGTTTCCAGATACGTCTATATGA